One Tenebrio molitor chromosome 2, icTenMoli1.1, whole genome shotgun sequence genomic region harbors:
- the Gnpnat gene encoding probable glucosamine 6-phosphate N-acetyltransferase, which yields MGPERRAHNAGYLFDPELLKNLDWASVRGYLSPPITNEAPGEPWLHVRPLQIEDYDKGYLQILTQLTAVGNVSRPDFEHQYRNMQKSGGYYITVIEDTRNKRIIGAATLVTEFKFIHNCALRARLEDVVVNNTYRGKQLGKLIVLTVSLLSKKLGCYKMSLDCRDPLIPFYKSIGYKLEPGNANSMIVRFEENPS from the exons ATGGGTCCAGAGAGGCGG gcCCACAACGCTGGATATTTATTTGATCCAGAACTTCTTAAAAATCTTGATTGGGCGTCAGTGAGGGGTTATCTCTCACCCCCAATCACAAATGAAGCTCCAGGAGAGCCTTGGCTCCATGTTAGGCCTTTGCAAATTGAAGATTATGATAAAGGGTATTTGCAGATTTTAACACAGTTGACAGCTGTAGGAAACGTCAGCAGACCAGATTTTGAAC ATCAGTATCGGAATATGCAAAAATCTGGTGGTTACTACATAACTGTCATCGAGGACACCAGAAACAAAAGAATCATCGGTGCTGCAACCCTCGTCACGGAATTCAAATTTATCCACAACTGCGCCCTCAGAGCTCGTCTGGAGGACGTCGTCGTCAATAACACCTATCGAGGAAAACAGTTGGGGAAACT AATCGTCCTAACTGTCAGTCTTCTGTCCAAGAAACTAGGTTGCTACAAAATGTCGTTGGACTGTAGAGATCCTCTGATACCGTTTTACAAATCCATCGGGTATAAACTCGAGCCCGGAAATGCCAACTCGATGATTGTGCGCTTCGAGGAAAATCCATCTTGA
- the VGAT gene encoding vesicular inhibitory amino acid transporter produces the protein MNRLGSIKLPPLSAAVNVAGQTLRQIIPDRSGSTTSQQTERVHFAQVNQNHTSHGGTDEHHEMSNMKSTNPFLSMQETNIDAEDTFNEGGYHAEKRQSRISSADFSETSDFVEGKSNIKINEYQAAWNVTNAIQGMFIVSLPFAVLRGGYWAIAAMVGIAYICCYTGKILVECLYEFDVQTGRQIRVRDSYVSIAKECFGKKYGARMVNIAQIIELLMTCILYVVVCGDLMIGTFPEGAIDTRSWMMLVGIFLIPLAFLKSLKSVSLLSFWCTMSHIFINAIIIGYCLLYIGDWGWGKVKWSLDLENFPISLGVIVFSYTSQIFLPTLEGNMEDPSKFQWMLDWSHVWAAVFKALFGYICFLTFQNDTQQVITNNLPSAGFKGLVNLCLVIKALLSYPLPYYAACELLERAFFRGKPKTPFPTIWAGDGELKVWGLACRIGVIIFTILMACFIPHFAILMGFIGSFTGTMLSFIWPCYFHLKLKREGMDSRTVMFDYFIIFLGVLFTIIGIIDSGRALIDAFAIGLPF, from the exons ATGAATCGTTTGGGTAGCATAAAATTGCCTCCGTTGTCGGCGGCGGTCAACGTCGCCGGACAGACCCTCCGCCAGATAATCCCCGACAGATCAGGATCAACAACCAGTCAACAAACTGAAAGGGTCCATTTTGCTCAAGTCAATCAGAATCACACGTCCCATGGAGGAACGGACGAGCACCACGAGATGAGCAACATGAAGAGCACCAACCCCTTCTTGAGCATGCAAGAGACGAACATCGACGCCGAGGACACTTTCAATGAGGGGGGCTATCACGCCGAGAAAAGACAGAGTCGCATCTCCTCAGCGGATTTTTCCGAGACCTCCGATTTCGTCGAAGGGAAGAGCAACATCAAGATTAACGAGTATCAGGCGGCGTGGAATGTTACCAATGCCATACAG GGAATGTTTATCGTGTCGTTACCTTTCGCCGTCCTCCGGGGCGGCTACTGGGCCATCGCCGCCATGGTCGGCATCGCTTACATTTGCTGCTACACCGGAAAAATCCTCGTCGAATGCCTCTACGAATTCGACGTCCAAACAGGACGCCAGATCCGCGTAAGGGACTCGTACGTCTCAATTGCAAAAGAATGTTTCGGGAAAAAGTACGGGGCTAGGATGGTAAACATAGCCCAAATCATTGAACTGCTGATGACCTGCATTTTGTATGTGGTAGTCTGTGGGGACCTTATGATCGGCACTTTCCCCGAAGGAGCCATCGACACGAGGTCCTGGATGATGCTGGTCGGCATCTTTCTAATCCCGctag cGTTTCTGAAGTCGCTGAAAAGCGTGAGTCTCTTATCCTTCTGGTGCACCATGTCCCACATCTTCATCAACGCTATCATCATCGGCTACTGCCTCTTGTACATCGGCGACTGGGGCTGGGGCAAGGTCAAGTGGTCCCTCGACTTGGAGAACTTCCCCATAAGTCTCGGAGTGATCGTATTCTCGTACACTTCTCAAATCTTCTTGCCCACTCTGGAGGGCAACATGGAGGACCCTTCCAAGTTCCAGTGGATGCTGGACTGGTCACACGTGTGGGCGGCGGTCTTCAAGGCACTCTTCGGCTACATCTGCTTCCTCACGTTCCAGAACGACACCCAACAAGTCATCACCAACAACCTCCCATCAGCGGGTTTCAAAGGTTTGGTCAACTTATGTCTGGTAATCAAGGCTCTACTCAGCTACCCTCTTCCGTACTACGCCGCCTGCGAGCTCTTGGAGAGAGCCTTCTTCAGAGGCAAACCCAAAACACCGTTTCCTACGATCTGGGCCGGCGACGGAGAACTGAAAGTCTGGGGGCTGGCGTGCAGAATAGGTGTGATCATTTTCACCATCCTGATGGCCTGTTTCATCCCACACTTCGCGATCTTGATGGGGTTCATCGGGAGCTTCACCGGAACCATGTTGAGCTTCATCTGGCCGTGCTATTTCCACTTGAAGCTGAAAAGAGAGGGGATGGACAGCAGGACTGTTATGTtcgattattttattatatttctgGGTGTGCTGTTTACCATTATTGGAATCATTGATTCAGGTCGCGCTCTCATCGACGCGTTTGCAATTGGTCTTCCATTTTAA
- the LOC138124734 gene encoding PSME3-interacting protein: MSSGFITEAEAAEARQKRQEEWERVRKPEDPLVRPEEPYDHRSLYERLQEQKQKKDLEYEEAHKLKNMIKGLDDDEIEFLDLVDRTKLAADRKKELEEEIELNDYRNRVATLQEKSLEERLQAEIAVNKPKPVSNRSSQQKLLKGVVLKKVESGQKRKLSDSSVNDESKIPKIENEEAKDGDKDLSKSTGVPSSGLKCVAILPGLGCYNESTSDENSSDSEVEHSSSKMDILGRKIVNKAKES, from the exons ATGAGTTCTGGGTTCATAACAGAGGCTGAAGCAGCTGAAGCCAGACAGAAAAGGCAAGAGGAATGGGAACGTGTGCGGAAACCCGAAGATCCTCTCG TGAGGCCAGAAGAGCCGTATGATCATCGTAGCTTGTACGAAAGGCTACAGGAACAGAAACAGAAGAAGGACCTGGAGTATGAAGAGGCGCACAAACTAA AGAACATGATAAAAGGCCTGGACGACGACGAAATAGAGTTTCTAGATTTGGTTGATAGAACAAAGCTTGCCGCCGATCGCAAGAAGGAACTGGAAGAAGAGATAGAACTGAACGACTACAGGAATAGGGTTGCAACTTTACAAGAGAAATCGTTAGAGGAGAGACTGCAGGCGGAAATAGCTGTGAATAAGCCCAAACCCGTGTCGAATAGAAGTTCTCAACAGAAGTTGCTTAAAGGAGTGGTGCTTAAAAAGGTGGAGAGTGGTCAGAAGAGGAAGCTTAGCGACAGTTCAGTTAATGATGAAAGTAAAATTCCAAAGATAGAGAATGAGGAGGCGAAAGATGGGGACAAGGATTTAAGTAAAAGTACTGGTGTGCCTAGTTCAGGTTTGAAATGTGTGGCGATATTGCCAGGTTTAGGATGTTACAACGAATCTACTTCCGACGAGAACAGTTCCGATTCTGAAGTGGAACACAGCAGTAGCAAGATGGATATTTTAGGGAGGAAAATAGTGAATAAGGCGAAGGAGTCGTGA